From the Thermoanaerobaculia bacterium genome, the window ATCGTGCACACGTACTCGGGCTTCGAGGATCGCGTGCGGCAGAACCTGCTGCAGCGCGTCGAGGCGATGGGCATGAGCCCGGCCTTCGGCGAAGTCCGCATTCCGACCGAGACGCTCGTCGAGATGAAAGGCGGGAAGAAGCGGGAAATCCACCGCAAGTTCTTCCCCGGCTACATCCTCGTCGAAATGGAGATGTCCGACGAGGCGTGGCACCTGGTCAAGAACACTCCCAAGGTGACGGGCTTCGTCGGGTCCGGCAAGGAACCGACGCCTCTGACCGATGAGGAGGTCGAGCAGATCCTCCACCAGGTCCATTCGACGAAGGAGAAGCCCAAGCCGCGCCACACGTTCGAGCACGGCGAGACCGTCCGGATCACGGACGGCCCGTTCACGAATTTCACCGGAGTCGTCGAGGACGTGAATCTCGACCGGTCGACGCTCCGGGTCATGGTCACGATTTTCGGCCGGGCGACCCCGGTCGAGTTGGACTTCCTGCAAGTCCAGAAGGTTTAGGAAGGCGATGGCGAAGAAGATCACCGGCTACATCAAGCTCCAGATCCCGGCGGGGGAGGCGACCCCGGCGCCGCCGGTCGGCACCGCGCTCGGCCCGGCGGGCGTCAACATCATGGACTTCGTGAAGAACTTCAACGCGAAGACCGCGAAGGACAAGGGGTTGATCATCCCGGTGGTGATCACCGTGTACGCCGACCGCTCCTACACCTTCATCACGAAGACGCCCCCCGCGCCCGTGCTGCTGCTGAAGGCGGCGGGGGTCCCCAAGGGCTCCGGCCAGCCGAACAAGGCGAAGGTGGGCAAGGTCACGAGGGCCCAGGTCGAAGAGATCGCCCGGCTCAAGATGCCGGATCTGAACGCCGGCTCGCTCGAAGCCGCGGTCCGGACGATCTCCGGGACGGCGCGGAACATGGGGCTCGACATCGTCTGATTCGGGGAACAACGCGCGCGGCGGGACGAGTCAGCGTCCAGGGAACGTCGCGGGCGACAACCGTCGGAGGCCTGCTGGCAGGCCGTTGGAACGACGAAAGGACACGGATGAGCACAAGAGGAAAGAAGTT encodes:
- the rplK gene encoding 50S ribosomal protein L11, with amino-acid sequence MAKKITGYIKLQIPAGEATPAPPVGTALGPAGVNIMDFVKNFNAKTAKDKGLIIPVVITVYADRSYTFITKTPPAPVLLLKAAGVPKGSGQPNKAKVGKVTRAQVEEIARLKMPDLNAGSLEAAVRTISGTARNMGLDIV
- the nusG gene encoding transcription termination/antitermination protein NusG, whose amino-acid sequence is IVHTYSGFEDRVRQNLLQRVEAMGMSPAFGEVRIPTETLVEMKGGKKREIHRKFFPGYILVEMEMSDEAWHLVKNTPKVTGFVGSGKEPTPLTDEEVEQILHQVHSTKEKPKPRHTFEHGETVRITDGPFTNFTGVVEDVNLDRSTLRVMVTIFGRATPVELDFLQVQKV